In the Primulina tabacum isolate GXHZ01 chromosome 15, ASM2559414v2, whole genome shotgun sequence genome, ATTTTAAACTTCCGATGTACCCGAGTGTGAGAAAACATTACTTCACCATATTTAAGTTTAACAATTGTCGTAAAATCATTGATTTTGATTTCAAAGATGGGTCAAccaattaatttataatataatttcagTTCTGGTTCCTTGTTTTCGATTTTGGTTCGATTACAAGTTAGATAGAATCAATTTGAATAAAAGTTTATTCTTTCAAAAATTCTAaaagtaataataatattattattcacgAGGTATGCaggaaattatatttttttatttaacaagcatattacaaaataataaataaaatttatataattccagtagtttaaatttgggaaaatcataagttttgtgttggactctttgtaattttgatattttatgttACAAAAATAGAGGATTAGTTatctattttttaatttttgacaatttagtCATTTTCATCGCGAGTGTTGATACGAccactagtagaaaaatcggatTTTATTTCGGCAAGCGTTACTTCGGCAATAATAAATTACGAAGTAATACATTACCAATAACTTCAGTAATAACACAAgcgaagtaaaataatatattttacttcggatgtttaaaaacacgggattcactatatttttttattatattttacttcggcatatcaatgttgatgaagtaaaaaataaggaaaataagttCATACTGAAGTAAAAATATGAACCGAtaagtttaattaaaaatatgtcCACACACACTAATCACTATCTATTCCTCTCCATTCGCCGTCTAGGGTTTTTGCTCCTCCGTGTCTACTCAAATGGCGGATGATGTGCACTATTCGTCAGCCGGTGGAGAATCGAACAAGCGCAAGTACGAAGATCACCAAACTTCGACTTCACCCGCACCGTGTAGGGCTACGGGGTTTTCGTCAGGCCCGGACTCATCTGCCCCCCCCTACATCTTATAACAGCGTTCCGCATCCTATGAGCGAGATCGAGTTGGCAAAACAGAAGGCTCAAGAAATTGCCGCTAGGCTTTTGAATAACGTGGATCCGATGAAAAGAGCGAGAGTTGAAAACGGAGCTGGGGGTGGGGGATTTGATTCAACTGATGCTGGTGACGGTTTTCTCTTTAACTAGTTTTACGTTTTCGTTTTCGTTGTCACTTCCATTACGTGATTCTCCATTCGATTTCTGCTTAATTGATCCGTTACTTGCTTTAGTACCATTTTGTGTTCACACATCGTCTCATCTTTGGTATCCAATGTTTTTACACGAGCTTCGAGCTCGGATTACGTGGTGATCTTTAGGTTCCTTGCTGGTTAAAATGCGAATGTCTTCTATGGTGGTTTTAACGAAAGATTCGGGACTCGGATCTGGAAATATGGTTGAAAATTGATGGATTTATTTTGTTGATAATGTGTGCTCATTGAGTTTACTACATGTGTTGAGGgttaaaaatgaaaatgaaactATGGAATCGTGTTCCAGTTGTGAAAGATGAATTCTATCTGAGTGTTTTGTGTCATTGGAAAATTATTCCTTTATGATTGTTCATTATCTCTAGTTGGCGCTTTTCCACCCAAAGTTCAACTAATTTAACCCAGGGAAAAACTGTTCGTTAAATTTTAAGTATTGAATCACAAATAATCTTGCTAACTGTCACCCGTTTGAGGGATCGGATTGTGTTTATGTGCCCCATGTCAGCTCCATCTGTTTATACGACGTCATGtatgtttttctatttattcTGCTCGCAGTTGTAGTTTTTGGGAAGGATTTGATTGTATAAAACCGCCTTTTTAATCTCACCTCCATCTATGTTTGGAGATCTTGTACCTAACAATAGTCCGCATTTACGCAAGTCTGGAAGCCGATCTGTTGTGTTTGATGTTGGTGAGAGAAGATTTATCCTACACTTTCTTTTAGACGTTGTTTTTCTCCCTTTTCACTGATTTATTCCATATATTAACTATGTTATGATGTTATCTGCCAGGTACAAATGAACTGGGAAATAGTGCTGAAGAAGATTTCTTACATTCTACAGTGTCAAATGTAATGAAGGGTATGAGTTCACCGTTGCCAAGTGTAGCTATTATGCCTTCTCCTGTTCTGCTATGGAGATTCAAGGTATCACTATAACCAGGTTTATCGGGTTAGTTATAAATATAATCTGGTCTCAAGTGATCTTTTGATTTATAACcttctttgaatttttaatttccCGGGTATATCAACAATCTTTCATAATTGAGGGAAAGAGTATTATGATGAGTACATTTGCATATTCTGAGGTCCATTTacttttttcatatatttttttgggttgcttgaagaaaggggaACCATTAACAAGAAAAATGAGGGAGATTAacgatttttatttttctcacTTTTTAGTTTGATAAAGTAGGAAATTGTAATTCGACTACACTTTTTAGTTTTATCATCTTGTACATCTCACAATTCCAAAATTGTCAAAAGTTATGAGTCCCATGGCCATTTGAAGTTTTATCAATATATTACTTTTTTGTTCAGTCTTTTGTTGTTCTAAACTCTTTGGAATCATACTCACCTTGTAGGGCCCTTGGTCTCACACTAGCGAACAAACATGGGGTACCGTGGTGTTACACACCTTTTGTCCTACTTCAGTTTCATCTCTTACCGTAGTTGTACACAATTCACTTTCTATAAATTGCGGCAAAGTCTATAATCCTCGAGCTTTACTCATTATGTTTTGGTTGATTGACATGTgtacaattttaattattttattacttttTTTCTATGTTTCTTTAGAAATGATATACATGTGTGAAGTGTCAAGCTGGAAACATAGACTTACTAAAACTGTAATGATTCTGGTGTGGCCAAGTGGGTATTAATGGATTTTTATGTTGGaaagaatttcaacaaattgaaTTTTTGTCATTATGGTAATTTATTCCATCTGGGGTTTCTGCTTCTGATTCTTCATCTTTTCTCCATGATTTATGTCATGATATGCTACTGACTTCAGGTTGGCACAATTTTAAATTTGTAATCGATAGTGAtagttttgaattgagtttacTTGAAGATCTTGCACCTAACATATTGAAGTCGATTATTTCTCTTTAATGCAGTAAGAGTTAATCAGTTTTCacttaatattttttgtgttaccaaattattattattgtgaaATATTGTGATGATTGAGTTCAAGCAAGGTTGACTATTGTGTTGCTCAAATCACTGCATCAATGACATAGAATTACAGCTTCAGTTTGAATAATATATCTTTTTGTCCATCGCGTCATTTTTAATCTTACTTTATGTTCAGGTATTGCTGTTTTTCATATGGGTATTCATTTGTTGCAAGGTCAGTGTTATACCTTAAAATGAATGTACACATGCTGATGCATGCATTCGATGTCTCTAGTATGTCTTTGTATATGTCTTGGTTGCATGTATTTTGATTGGATGACTAAACCTCAAAAGTTTTGCATGATATATACTTCATTTCTAGTTGGCTCCTATTGAGTTTTTTTATGATGACATTGCAGATTGGATGGGATTCTGTCATGAGAACGAGTGCAGATCTGAgggatttatttttatatgagGCTTTTTTGTATTATAATCCACTTCTTCTTATGGTGAGTGAATACCGATATAAGTTGATCTTTTACACGGCgcaaaaatgttaaaatttatttgttcTATTGTCCCAGAATTTTTTTTCAACATATTGTGTCTGCTTTATTGCAGACTATGATGGTTTGGCTATGGGGAATAAATCTGTGGGTTTTTTCCCAAGTTAATGTTGGTTATGCTAAAATCTTTGACTTAGATCAAAGTCATCTCACTCATAAAGAAATATGGGGAATAAATCTGTGGGTTTTTTCCCAGGCTAATGGATGTAGACTAGATGGAAACAACAGGCGCTATCTCAGCTTGGAGAGTGGTGacatgttatgaatttttatccGGTGTTATTTCAAGATGCAAATGAAATAAGTCCGTACTTTCAAATGAAACATGTCTCTACcagtactgatatattttatatctgccaatttttatttgaaatagaagaatctaatgtattttttttttcaaatttcagtttgcagGATGCATCAAGAACCAATATTACACCCAATCTCAATATGACGAGGTCAAAAGTGAATGGAGTGAATTTGTTTACTCCTATGTAGGTGCTTAAATGGATGGTGTATGTtgggataaatattttgtttgtcattGTGGATTTTTGGATATACTTTTGGTTTTGTTGATACATTTTTGAGTTATTTGTGgattgatgaatatgtaattgtggattcgtggatattcatcatttttagatggataatttatgaatttaattatattagtgtattaacaattacttcatcaaaataaaaaataatgaagtgtAACAGGTAAATTACTTCGTTGTTATTtgcaaattgtgaagtaacataatattaaatacttcttcaataagaaatcagacgaagtgatagaattaatttacttcaacattttctataaaagcgaagttgttttgcgcaattacttcaccaaaatacaaattattgaagtctttcgaaccacttacttcgtactaaatgtaaattgtgaagtaacataatataaaatatttcaacaaataggataaatgctgaagttatagattatatttacttcaacaaataggataaattaTGAAGTTGTTTGTGACTATTACCTCACCAAAATACATAACTATGAAGTCTTTCACATGAATTACTTCGTCACTcaatgtaaattgtgaagtaaaatattataaactacttcgctaaataataattaagacgaagttatatataatatattacttcattacttacaataatcgatgaagtaaagcacatttcttactTCGGCACCGGTCCAATTCTGGACCCGTTTTCGTTCGAAAACCGGCCAAAGACTTCAGTATTTTCAATCATACAACTTCGGTTATTATGCGAAGTAAAAGGTACATCTATTACTTCACGTCCATATACTTCGGCACTTAACTACCTTATTACTTCATTGAATACGCGAAGTAAAaagcgatttttctactagtggACACTACAAACGCGAGCACCACGTCCGTGTCATATCAACACCGTGTCGAAAAAATCaccaaaatttaaaagaaaagatAACATAAAAGACCAAACCATTTTATCCAGGAATTTCAATTTCACTTCGAAGTAGAAGGAAACCATGGTCTGGAATTGTCATTTGCAATACCGCACTCCAGATAAAGATTTTAGAAGAATGTACTTTTTATTGATTCAAACACATCTGATGTATCATTTTGGTCTTTAAACTTTATAAAGCATTggcaaaggaaaaagaaaattaattgtattaatattaacattatattataaagTACGTACCTTACATTACAAATAATTAAAGTAATCGCAACGTCTCAATCATGCATCTACCTGTTCCAAATTAAATCCATAATGGAGTTGTGATCTAGCTAGAGGACTAGAGTCCAAAAATGTAGGTTGAATACgtctattatatttttaaaactgtgtaaattaattatttaatttaaatcctgGAATGCTGATTGCTAAAGTTGTATtaagaataagaaaaaaaaaattaggaatATGATTACTTGAGTCGCATTTGGCATTGTCTTGAGAAAAAAGGTATGAGAGGTGGAAAAGTGGGCACGAGCCTTTAGGAGCCAAAAGGTATAATTATTGATTTCTCTATTGGAAAAGAAGTCACAAATAATCAACTTTTTAGAGCACTTCCTTCATTTTTCGTGCCTTCTCGAGGGACCCTTCGAAAATTGATCGAATCTTATTAGTTTGTTATCTGTCacattattttgaattttagatTTTATAAAACTGCAAGCATTTGATCATCGTTTATCCATCACATGTATCTCGCTTAGTTCTTGCAAACCCATCATAGAGGTATGTAGTATCACAATAAGATTTAATTGTGTTAAGTTTTCTCGAAACTCGCATCGATGATATGAGACAATACTATTAGTGAGACATGTCATTCCTAGAGACTAACGGACTTAACAGCCCGACTCATTGACACCCAAATATATGTAGTCTCTCGTGTTCATTTGTCGTTTAGTATGAAGCTTTACGATACCCgaagtataaaaaaaaaaaaattgtgtgttAGATATCATCTATATTTTTTGTATAGTAGTAAGTAGTTGAGTCTAGTAATTAGTAACAGAAAAAAGTCACGAGTTCATTTATCATGGATTGTGAGGAGTGCGATTTGAGAAAATGATTGATGGGTCTCTTCTGGCAATTGAAACGCGAAGACTGAGTTTGAATGCCAAGACCTTATTCACTTTGGCTCAAAATAAAATGTTGAGGCCTCATATACTCATGCTTAAGAGCAAGTTTATGGATCGAGCTAGAATTATAAGGTCTAATTCACTTggtcttaaaataaaattccgACTCCTCATACACTCGGGCTTAAGCTGCTTCCCAATAAATCCATGGACGGGCTCTTTTAACATTTTACTCGTCTTTCTTTCCAGTTTCCTGACGGTACCCGAGCAATAATAAGCATTGGGAAAACTGGTACTTCTTATCCCACTTCCTCGGCCATGGGAATCCACACCTGCTAGTTTTCTATGCACACTGAGTAAACCCTTGAACTAACACAATAATATGCAAATCATGTTAGTCAGATACTCTAAATAAGCTGTGTGTGATAAGATTGTCCGAGAAAGTTTTGGCACGAGGAATCAAACAATTGTTTTTTTTCATGTTTAGTATTTTTCCGCTGAAATGCTGAAATCGGGACGAATATATTGACAAAATTTGGCGTCATGTCAGTAATATTCAACTCCATTTTAAAAATCTGGGCAAATAAGTATTAAAAGTATACAAAAGGCAACTAATTACACTAatacaaaaatttgatgatttacAAGAAAAAAGCCGATGTAAGCTAGCTTACATACCCAaatttgcaattttttaaattttttattaattggaTATCTAACGTCTAATAAATTAAAGGGATTTCTAGATCTGTACTATCATGTAAATATTATTACCGTGACGTGCATTGAAAGTCATTCAATGAATATATAATTaggaaataattaattaattgcgATGCAAATAATTGGGGATTCAATGTATTCAACGCCAATAAGCCTACCCTTTGTATAGGGGTGTCTCAAGTCAGAATATTGTTTCTTAATTGGGATGCATCAGACTTGGCTTGTTAATCATTAataatgtacatatatatatttacaacccaaaaatttataattaaacttctttttttacATTTAATATGTGTTTTTGCAAACTTATCCCGACTTAATTATTCCGTTATAAATAAGATATTcacttatatataaatatttacatTTAATATGTGTTTTTGCAAACTTATCCCTACTTAATTATTCTGTTATAAGTAAGATATTCACTTAATTAttctctctctatatatatatatatatatatatatatatatataatatggaCTTTCGACAAGATCAAATATAACTGTTTGAAGAAACTGGCCGGTATATAAAAAGGAGATTtcccaaataaaaataagacactacaaaaaaaatgattttccgcagcacgtcatcaacaacgtgcattaaaagcacgctgcgaatactACTTTTCACGACGTGCACCTATATGTGCTGCGCTATTAATAGTGTTGCACTTGAAAAAAATAACGACGTGCATTAAAAACACTGTGAATATTCTCTCAAACAGAGTAACATCCATCCTTAAGCTCAAACTACAAAGACTTATCTATTCAGAACACCTTCGAGCATTAGAGCAAAGCTTTACTGATATATCAGATAATCATGATACATGCATTTGCCGTGTAGCAACTTCTTGTCGCACAATGCTACTCACTTTCGGAGAAATTCGACTCAGAAGACGAGGAAAAATAGTTGCAGAAGTTCGAGTTGATCATTATAAATTTCGTCTAGTTGATCGATTTTAGGTCATAGTAATCATAGTTCATTTCGTCGTCCTTTAGTAATATCCAGAATTTTTTATCAGTTTATGCGGACTggaattttaaatcatttatatatatatatatatatatatatatatatatattttgttttagGGATCATTGGTTCTTATAGTTTAATATggataattttttgaaaaatattggtGCAGCCACTAGTGAACTCACACGCAGTAAATAAACCAAAAGATAGTAAAAACTTATTTCCTTTTATTTtagtaaattatttttcaatttttgggtCTGATCTTTTTGACATAGTCATGTGCCATGTGATAACTtattctttaatttatttttaaaaatttaattatttatctatttacataaaaataaatattttatttaatttgaaatataattacGAGTTTTGAATAGTCTCAAATTCCTCAATGGCGCAAAAGATTTAGTTCATGAGTTTCATTTCAACACATCAATGTTATtcataagaaaaataaatactACAGTTTTATTTtaatcttcttcttctttaaaataacttttggcTGTTTTACGATTTCCAATTTGCCATTACACTTAGATGTGTTTGCAATATCACTAAAAGATTGATTATTCGCTTTTCACTTAAAAAAGTTGGTTAATTCTTAACTTTGGATTTTGTTTTCATTTCTGTTTCTATTCAACTTTTAATTAAAATCTCAAAGTTAAGGAGTGCTTGCAATCACTAAAAACAAGTGATTACTGGATTTTGACTTAAAGAAATCAGTTTTGTGTATTTCTTAAACACAAAttctatattaaattttatttaatttaattgaaattCAAAAGTGTGAGAAAccaatttttattaatcattatttggcaaaaactaaaataattattttaaagtgcgaaattaaaatatgttaaaaatatgtattagcAAATATCGATATTATAGACCATATTAAAATACATATGAGAATTGAATAACACACGAGAGTTGAAATAATTAGACGGGGAAACCACCGCCCCGTCTTCCCTGTAGCTAGCCAGGTAGTCTAACTTTCAGTACGTAAAGAAGTCAACCTCTTCCGCTGGTGGTGCTCTTGTGCGTGATCTGAAGCTTCTTCTTCAATCTTTCCTTTTGCCATTTTCTTGTTCCTCTAAGTGAGTAGAGCTCGATTCCAGCTATATTTAAGTTCCAAGGAGTTTGATTGAAGGTATCCCCAAGTCTAGGGGTTCaagtttatgcttttataaaaTTCAATTTTCGGTTCAATGGTTGATATATATTGTATTGTTGGATGTAGATTTAAGAATTTGGCGACCATGAGGTAAGTTCGGAAATTTCAGTTTAAGTTAACATTTTTACTCGTCTCTTTGAAATTGAAtcctaaaaatattttatgttagaATCTCGAGTTTATTGTTCCATAAAAGTTATACAGATGTGTTTTTATCTTCGAAATGACACCAAAATAGTTTAACTTGATCGAGAATCGAAAGAGTTAGGAATATTTACTAGAATTTTGTTCGCAAGTAGAATGAAGTCAGTGTGTTCAATTAAATTTTGTGAATAAACGAAGAGAATTTGAATCTGGTCCCAATCAAGTTATGTTTTATTTCCAATCAGCGGAACTTGATTTGAGTAAAAA is a window encoding:
- the LOC142527183 gene encoding uncharacterized protein LOC142527183 isoform X4, with amino-acid sequence MFGDLVPNNSPHLRKSGSRSVVFDVGTNELGNSAEEDFLHSTVSNVMKGMSSPLPSVAIMPSPVLLWRFKVLLFFIWVFICCKIGWDSVMRTSADLRDLFLYEAFLYYNPLLLMFAGCIKNQYYTQSQYDEVKSEWSEFVYSYVGA
- the LOC142527183 gene encoding uncharacterized protein LOC142527183 isoform X1; translation: MFGDLVPNNSPHLRKSGSRSVVFDVGTNELGNSAEEDFLHSTVSNVMKGMSSPLPSVAIMPSPVLLWRFKVLLFFIWVFICCKIGWDSVMRTSADLRDLFLYEAFLYYNPLLLMTMMVWLWGINLWVFSQVNVGYAKIFDLDQSHLTHKEIWGINLWVFSQANGCRLDGNNRRYLSLESGDML
- the LOC142527183 gene encoding uncharacterized protein LOC142527183 isoform X3; this encodes MFGDLVPNNSPHLRKSGSRSVVFDVGTNELGNSAEEDFLHSTVSNVMKGMSSPLPSVAIMPSPVLLWRFKVLLFFIWVFICCKIGWDSVMRTSADLRDLFLYEAFLYYNPLLLMTMMVWLWGINLWVFSQANGCRLDGNNRRYLSLESGDML
- the LOC142527183 gene encoding uncharacterized protein LOC142527183 isoform X5 → MFGDLVPNNSPHLRKSGSRSVVFDVGTNELGNSAEEDFLHSTVSNVMKGMSSPLPSVAIMPSPVLLWRFKIGWDSVMRTSADLRDLFLYEAFLYYNPLLLMFAGCIKNQYYTQSQYDEVKSEWSEFVYSYVGA
- the LOC142527183 gene encoding uncharacterized protein LOC142527183 isoform X2 — translated: MFGDLVPNNSPHLRKSGSRSVVFDVGTNELGNSAEEDFLHSTVSNVMKGMSSPLPSVAIMPSPVLLWRFKIGWDSVMRTSADLRDLFLYEAFLYYNPLLLMTMMVWLWGINLWVFSQVNVGYAKIFDLDQSHLTHKEIWGINLWVFSQANGCRLDGNNRRYLSLESGDML